One stretch of Syntrophales bacterium DNA includes these proteins:
- a CDS encoding sodium:solute symporter family protein: MNAFIVGLFFAAMLLMGLVSMKKIRTMASFTVADRRASVFMVTGSLLATIVGGSSTVGLAGLGFSRGLVGAWWLLVGVLGLTFLAIFLAKHVRKTKAFTLPEILERQYGGKAARTAASLLIVIAWLGIIAAQIIAAGKIMSVLWPGQVQALTILAALVFILYTALGGQYSILLTDSVQAVIIAVGLALCLWLGISSVGGWTSFVTSLPREFLSFPLSAEFGWKDLLTFLLFVGTAYLVGPDIYSRILSARNAATARRALFMAALGLVFIAFTVVLIGMVARIHLPDIASESALPALIMAVVPAGLNGLIMAALLAAIMSSADTCLLTAGTIITSDIIGGLCGRKLGEGTMLILTRICVVVVGLSALFIGLKMGGVIASLLLAYTVYSAGLVVPVVLGFYREKLGLNAGGAIIAIVGGGFVGAVMKLSGSGEFLLFSLPFSAALLFAGSYGTRLLAGRRST, translated from the coding sequence ATGAACGCTTTCATCGTTGGTCTTTTTTTCGCGGCCATGCTGCTGATGGGTCTGGTCAGCATGAAAAAAATACGAACCATGGCGAGCTTCACCGTGGCGGACCGGCGGGCGAGTGTCTTCATGGTGACGGGGTCACTTCTCGCCACCATCGTTGGAGGATCGAGCACGGTAGGCCTTGCGGGGCTCGGTTTTTCCCGGGGGTTGGTGGGTGCCTGGTGGCTTCTCGTCGGTGTCCTGGGCCTCACCTTTCTGGCGATATTCCTCGCGAAGCACGTCCGAAAGACGAAAGCCTTCACGTTGCCCGAGATTCTCGAGCGCCAGTACGGGGGGAAAGCGGCGCGGACGGCCGCTTCACTGTTAATCGTCATTGCCTGGCTGGGCATTATTGCAGCCCAGATAATTGCGGCGGGCAAGATCATGTCGGTTCTCTGGCCCGGACAGGTTCAGGCGCTCACAATCCTGGCGGCGCTCGTTTTCATTCTATATACCGCCCTCGGGGGGCAATATTCCATACTGCTGACCGACTCGGTGCAGGCGGTCATCATCGCTGTAGGACTGGCTCTGTGCCTCTGGCTGGGCATATCGTCCGTGGGGGGATGGACATCTTTCGTCACATCCCTGCCGCGGGAGTTTCTTTCCTTTCCCCTCTCCGCCGAATTCGGATGGAAGGATCTGCTCACCTTTCTGCTCTTCGTGGGAACTGCTTATCTGGTGGGTCCCGACATCTACTCGAGAATTCTGTCGGCGAGAAACGCGGCAACGGCCCGAAGGGCCCTGTTCATGGCCGCCCTGGGGCTCGTGTTCATCGCCTTCACGGTGGTTCTCATCGGCATGGTCGCCCGGATACACCTGCCTGACATTGCTTCGGAGAGCGCTCTGCCCGCTTTGATCATGGCCGTTGTTCCCGCAGGATTAAACGGTCTGATCATGGCGGCCCTCCTCGCCGCCATTATGTCGTCTGCCGACACCTGCCTTCTGACGGCGGGAACCATTATCACCTCCGACATCATCGGGGGACTGTGTGGCCGGAAGCTGGGAGAAGGAACGATGCTGATCCTCACCAGAATCTGTGTCGTGGTCGTGGGCCTCTCAGCCCTCTTCATCGGCCTGAAAATGGGAGGCGTCATAGCGTCGCTCCTCCTGGCCTATACCGTATATTCCGCAGGCCTGGTCGTTCCCGTCGTTCTTGGATTTTATCGGGAGAAACTGGGCCTCAACGCGGGGGGCGCGATCATTGCCATCGTGGGAGGAGGTTTCGTCGGGGCCGTCATGAAGCTTTCCGGGAGTGGAGAATTCCTCCTGTTTTCACTACCGTTTTCGGCCGCTCTTCTCTTTGCGGGCAGTTACGGGACACGCCTGCTGGCCGGCAGAAGGAGCACCTGA
- a CDS encoding ribonuclease D: MTCLPWTLVDEPWSCEKAREEIGCVSVIGVDTEYDSFRYFREKLCLLQVSTGTMVYLFDPQGTGDFSFLGRLFQDPEILKVLHAGDNDTRFLHRDYGFVFNSIFDTHRAAILLGGTALSLPGVLKEYLGLEVKKEKKVQRSRWDIRPLQEKQLAYAACDAACLIPLYEAMRMKLRQRGLEADALNAFRDLAAGRWREKELSPRGHERIRGFEMLDKAGRERLKALYHWRFEWARKTNRARFMIMSDQDLVTLAGTGPCSLEALASSGLLSKHQVKELGEDLIRVLAAVTADL; encoded by the coding sequence ATGACGTGTCTCCCATGGACACTCGTTGATGAACCGTGGTCCTGCGAGAAGGCCCGCGAGGAGATCGGATGCGTTTCCGTAATCGGCGTCGATACGGAATACGACTCGTTTCGGTATTTTCGGGAAAAACTCTGCCTTCTTCAGGTGAGCACCGGTACCATGGTGTACCTTTTTGATCCTCAGGGAACCGGAGATTTTTCATTCCTCGGACGTCTCTTTCAAGATCCGGAGATACTTAAGGTACTGCACGCGGGCGACAACGACACGCGATTTCTTCACCGGGATTACGGATTTGTCTTCAACTCCATATTCGATACCCACCGGGCGGCGATACTCCTGGGAGGAACAGCCCTTTCTCTCCCCGGCGTGCTTAAGGAATACCTGGGCCTGGAAGTGAAGAAGGAGAAAAAGGTACAACGGTCGCGGTGGGACATCCGCCCTCTGCAGGAAAAACAGCTTGCCTATGCCGCCTGTGACGCGGCCTGTCTGATTCCCCTCTACGAGGCCATGAGAATGAAACTTCGACAGCGGGGCCTGGAAGCTGACGCCCTGAACGCGTTCAGGGATTTAGCCGCCGGACGGTGGCGGGAAAAGGAGCTTTCGCCGCGGGGTCACGAGCGGATAAGGGGTTTTGAGATGCTCGACAAGGCGGGGCGAGAGCGGCTCAAGGCCCTCTATCACTGGCGTTTTGAATGGGCGCGGAAAACGAACAGGGCCCGCTTCATGATCATGTCCGACCAGGATCTTGTAACTCTTGCCGGGACGGGGCCCTGCTCCCTGGAGGCCCTGGCCTCATCGGGCCTGCTGTCCAAGCACCAGGTGAAGGAACTGGGGGAGGACCTGATACGGGTTCTCGCGGCGGTGACTGCCGACCTTTAG
- a CDS encoding 4'-phosphopantetheinyl transferase superfamily protein gives MTPSPLPPSSFLVGNDIVDLNAPHAGHRHHDARFMKRVFTDEEARRISASADPHRHLWSLWAAKETAYKIMVKVIPDIPAWPGRYETFLAGPMSEPGFLEGVVRSLRGSVVVRVYSGDGHVHCIGTSGRKESLDEILHGTGQVLSGRGGTAAASATARRLIIEELSHESGISSRRMCIVRPGGSRGLLHPLLLIDGKPSAVDISISHDGLFTAYARAGRGEGR, from the coding sequence GTGACACCGTCGCCGCTGCCGCCCTCCTCCTTCCTCGTGGGCAATGACATCGTCGATCTTAACGCACCCCACGCCGGCCACAGGCACCACGATGCGCGATTCATGAAACGGGTTTTCACGGATGAAGAAGCCCGGCGCATCTCCGCCTCCGCAGACCCCCACCGGCACCTGTGGTCTCTCTGGGCCGCCAAAGAGACCGCCTACAAGATCATGGTCAAAGTCATCCCGGACATACCGGCATGGCCCGGCCGCTACGAAACATTTCTTGCCGGGCCGATGTCGGAGCCGGGTTTTCTTGAGGGGGTGGTACGATCCCTCCGGGGATCCGTTGTAGTACGCGTTTATTCCGGGGACGGCCATGTCCATTGCATCGGGACATCGGGAAGAAAAGAATCTCTCGATGAAATCCTTCACGGGACAGGCCAGGTGCTGAGCGGTCGCGGGGGCACCGCCGCGGCGTCGGCGACGGCACGACGCCTCATTATCGAGGAACTGTCACACGAGTCCGGGATATCCTCCCGCAGGATGTGTATTGTTCGCCCCGGGGGAAGCAGGGGGCTGCTTCACCCGCTGCTGCTCATAGACGGGAAACCTTCAGCTGTCGACATCAGCATCAGCCACGACGGACTGTTTACCGCATATGCCCGGGCCGGAAGGGGCGAGGGACGCTAA
- a CDS encoding 1-acyl-sn-glycerol-3-phosphate acyltransferase, translating into MTTSTIRHNTRSLRLQYALGRMAVFLLAPLAILVVRYLGYRIDNLGDLRKSVKRAMNEHRGGWIICANHLTMIDSVIVAWALMPLTGYMIRFRHMPWNLPERENFQKNLVLALLCYLTKCIPIHRGGDRDELKRTMETCTGLLDGGATLLIFPEGGRSRRGLVNRQAPSYGVGRLVRNSASTRVLCVYIRGLGQKSFSSIPRSGEVFIGMAEPFQPRSGERGLRGQRETARQIVEQLALMEEDWLREASKRETWPAELLCRGEDES; encoded by the coding sequence ATGACAACGAGCACGATCAGACACAACACCCGTTCCCTGAGGCTTCAGTACGCTCTGGGACGCATGGCGGTGTTTCTCCTGGCACCCCTCGCCATTCTCGTGGTGAGGTACCTGGGCTACAGGATAGACAATCTCGGGGACTTGCGGAAATCTGTCAAAAGGGCCATGAACGAACACCGGGGCGGGTGGATTATCTGCGCCAACCACCTCACCATGATTGATTCAGTAATTGTCGCCTGGGCGCTCATGCCTCTGACCGGCTACATGATCCGCTTCCGGCATATGCCCTGGAACCTCCCTGAACGTGAGAACTTCCAGAAAAATCTTGTCCTCGCCCTGCTCTGTTACCTGACCAAGTGCATTCCCATTCACCGGGGCGGGGACCGGGATGAATTGAAACGCACCATGGAAACCTGCACCGGTCTGCTCGATGGCGGAGCAACCCTGCTTATTTTCCCCGAAGGAGGCCGCTCCCGCAGGGGTCTCGTAAACAGGCAAGCCCCGTCCTATGGTGTGGGACGCCTGGTCCGGAATAGTGCATCGACCCGTGTCCTCTGTGTCTACATACGGGGACTGGGCCAGAAAAGCTTCAGCTCCATTCCACGGTCCGGGGAAGTATTTATCGGCATGGCCGAACCCTTTCAGCCCCGTTCCGGCGAGCGTGGTCTCAGGGGACAGCGTGAAACCGCCCGTCAGATCGTGGAACAGCTCGCGCTCATGGAAGAGGACTGGTTACGGGAGGCATCGAAACGGGAGACCTGGCCCGCTGAACTGCTGTGCCGGGGGGAGGATGAATCGTGA
- a CDS encoding phosphopantetheine-binding protein, with product MDHARIFSEMVAILRPYVKNEAALESVTEETHILDDLKVNSARLVDIIIKCEDTFGIEIDDDDADTIRTIGDAIKVITSRLP from the coding sequence ATGGATCACGCACGGATATTCAGCGAAATGGTAGCAATTCTCAGACCCTATGTAAAAAACGAGGCGGCTCTCGAGAGTGTGACTGAAGAAACCCACATTCTCGATGATCTGAAAGTCAACTCGGCCCGGCTCGTGGATATCATCATCAAGTGCGAAGACACCTTCGGCATAGAAATCGATGACGACGACGCCGACACCATACGGACCATCGGGGACGCCATCAAGGTGATCACCTCGAGACTCCCCTGA
- a CDS encoding beta-ketoacyl-[acyl-carrier-protein] synthase family protein has product MTKKRVVVTGIGVVAPNAAGVEEFRAALLEGRSGIRYIPKLAELNFGCRIGGIPQNFTKIRAAYFEKEKLLSINDNIGYSSVAAVDAWRDAGFGLPDDNGRVDWDTGAILGCGIGGMDTIAEQVVPMVNQGKVRRMGSRIVEQVMNSGTSARVGGLLALGNKVTSNSSACSTSSEAVVEGLLRIRSGAAKRMLVGGSEGASPYIWAGFDAMRVIARKFNDHPEEGSRPMSASANGFVPGAGAGVLVLEDLETALARGARIYCEVIGGTVNCGGQRNGGSMTAPNPEGVIRCVRQAIADAGIDAGEIDAINGHLTATFADPSELRNWSEALNRGPERFPFVNATKSMVGHCLGAAGGIECAAVALQLDGGFLHPSLNCEDVHPELEPYTHRIVRKTMNFPDLKIIAKSSFGFGDVNSCILFKAWSH; this is encoded by the coding sequence ATGACTAAAAAACGAGTCGTCGTCACGGGAATCGGCGTAGTAGCGCCCAATGCCGCAGGAGTGGAGGAGTTTCGGGCCGCCCTTCTGGAAGGACGCTCCGGTATCCGGTACATACCGAAGCTGGCGGAACTGAACTTCGGCTGCAGGATAGGCGGCATACCGCAGAACTTTACCAAGATACGGGCGGCATACTTTGAGAAGGAAAAGCTCCTGTCCATCAATGACAATATCGGCTACTCCTCCGTGGCCGCCGTCGACGCCTGGAGGGACGCCGGGTTCGGCCTTCCCGACGACAACGGCAGGGTGGACTGGGATACAGGCGCCATCTTGGGCTGCGGCATCGGCGGTATGGACACCATCGCGGAGCAGGTGGTCCCCATGGTGAATCAGGGCAAGGTCCGCCGAATGGGAAGCCGCATCGTCGAACAGGTGATGAACAGCGGCACCAGCGCCCGCGTCGGTGGTCTCCTCGCCCTGGGCAACAAGGTTACTTCGAACTCGTCGGCATGCAGCACATCATCGGAAGCGGTCGTGGAAGGCCTGCTCAGGATTCGGTCCGGGGCGGCGAAACGGATGCTTGTCGGAGGCTCCGAGGGCGCTTCACCCTATATCTGGGCCGGTTTCGACGCCATGCGCGTCATCGCCCGGAAATTTAATGACCACCCCGAAGAGGGGTCCCGGCCTATGAGCGCCTCCGCCAACGGCTTCGTTCCCGGCGCCGGTGCAGGCGTCCTTGTCCTGGAAGACCTGGAAACAGCTCTCGCACGGGGGGCGCGGATTTACTGTGAAGTGATCGGTGGAACCGTCAACTGCGGCGGCCAGAGAAACGGCGGCAGCATGACGGCACCCAACCCTGAAGGCGTCATCCGCTGCGTGCGGCAGGCCATCGCCGACGCCGGAATCGATGCCGGTGAAATAGACGCCATCAACGGCCATCTGACGGCTACCTTCGCCGATCCTTCAGAACTCAGAAACTGGTCCGAGGCCCTCAATCGGGGACCGGAACGGTTCCCCTTCGTCAACGCCACAAAATCTATGGTGGGCCACTGCCTGGGCGCCGCCGGGGGCATTGAATGCGCCGCCGTCGCCCTTCAACTGGATGGCGGATTTCTTCATCCGTCCCTGAACTGTGAGGATGTTCACCCGGAACTGGAGCCCTACACCCACAGGATCGTCCGGAAAACCATGAACTTCCCCGATCTGAAAATTATCGCCAAGTCCAGCTTCGGCTTCGGCGATGTAAACAGTTGCATCCTGTTCAAAGCCTGGAGTCACTGA
- a CDS encoding beta-hydroxyacyl-ACP dehydratase gives MADRIIRPEEVLELVPQQAPFRFIDRIERIDDDHITGTYRFREDEYFYRGHFPGRPVTPGVILLETMAQTGVVALGIYLHLRRGRSSNDIRRMGTLFSTADTIEFNSMVLPGDRVIVRGTKVYLRREILKTHITMEKENGRLVCSGTLAGMGVLFDD, from the coding sequence ATGGCTGACAGGATCATCCGTCCGGAGGAGGTTCTCGAGCTGGTGCCTCAGCAAGCGCCCTTCCGTTTTATCGACCGGATTGAACGGATAGACGATGACCACATTACAGGAACCTACCGGTTCCGTGAGGACGAGTATTTTTACCGGGGTCATTTCCCCGGGCGCCCCGTTACCCCGGGGGTCATTCTCCTCGAAACCATGGCACAGACCGGCGTGGTCGCCCTCGGCATCTATCTGCATCTCCGACGGGGCCGTTCGTCCAATGACATACGGCGCATGGGAACGCTTTTTTCCACAGCCGACACGATTGAGTTCAACTCCATGGTCCTCCCGGGCGACAGGGTGATTGTTCGGGGAACAAAAGTCTACCTTCGTCGGGAAATCCTGAAAACGCACATCACAATGGAAAAAGAAAACGGCCGGCTCGTGTGTTCAGGAACACTGGCCGGAATGGGAGTACTCTTCGATGACTAA
- a CDS encoding 3-oxoacyl-ACP reductase FabG — translation MGAQEKPVAIVTGGGGSIGAACCRALAARGFRVGIHYRSSEEAARRVLKDIQDGFLLRAELSDPDQVDAMVKTIKAEAGDVSVLVNNAGFSLNRDIHSMKLDEFDRQRSVTRGTWYLTKRILRLFMLRKGSGRIITVSSVVGHTGNAGQIPYTMEKAALDAFTKSLAKELRGRDILVNSVAPGFIATAMTEELPPDVRSSILADVPLGRMGTADEVADVVAFLALRGTYITGSVIHVNGGLYG, via the coding sequence ATGGGAGCACAAGAAAAACCCGTTGCCATCGTCACCGGCGGAGGAGGAAGCATCGGTGCCGCCTGTTGCCGGGCCCTCGCGGCGCGGGGGTTCCGGGTGGGCATCCACTACCGGTCCAGCGAGGAGGCGGCACGGCGGGTTCTCAAGGACATTCAGGACGGCTTCCTTCTCCGGGCGGAACTGTCCGATCCGGACCAGGTTGATGCCATGGTCAAGACTATCAAGGCGGAAGCGGGCGACGTGAGTGTCCTGGTGAACAACGCGGGATTCTCCCTGAACCGGGATATACATTCCATGAAGCTCGACGAGTTCGACCGGCAGCGAAGCGTGACCCGGGGAACCTGGTATCTCACGAAGCGTATTCTCCGCCTTTTCATGCTCAGGAAGGGAAGCGGACGCATCATCACTGTTTCCAGCGTTGTCGGCCATACGGGAAACGCGGGCCAGATCCCCTACACGATGGAAAAGGCGGCCCTGGACGCCTTCACCAAATCTCTGGCGAAGGAACTCCGGGGACGCGACATCCTGGTCAACTCCGTAGCTCCCGGCTTCATCGCCACGGCGATGACCGAGGAACTCCCGCCGGACGTGCGGTCGTCCATTCTTGCCGATGTTCCCCTGGGCAGAATGGGGACCGCCGATGAGGTGGCCGATGTGGTTGCCTTTCTGGCCCTGCGGGGAACCTACATCACGGGATCGGTCATTCACGTAAACGGGGGACTCTATGGCTGA
- the fabA gene encoding bifunctional 3-hydroxydecanoyl-ACP dehydratase/trans-2-decenoyl-ACP isomerase, protein MTYSEFKNKESFSLEDLVAFSYGRLVDDPPEHFDARLPAPPFLMMDRVTALTTRGKRGSVIAEQDLRMDDWYFQCHMPGDPVMPGCLYLDGIWQLLGLYCIWRGGLGSGRALGCDEVSFSGQVRPFNRMLRYVIDVRRFSNLADSGTSIVIADGSVEVDGETIMTVLGARTGLFRNIAYRDYPRRSRHSRGGTMQARS, encoded by the coding sequence ATGACCTATAGTGAATTTAAAAATAAAGAGAGTTTCTCGCTGGAAGACCTGGTCGCCTTTTCATACGGCCGCCTCGTGGACGATCCACCGGAGCACTTCGACGCCCGCCTGCCCGCTCCTCCATTCCTGATGATGGACCGGGTCACGGCCCTCACCACCCGTGGAAAGCGGGGATCGGTCATCGCCGAGCAGGATCTGCGGATGGACGACTGGTACTTTCAGTGCCACATGCCCGGTGATCCCGTTATGCCCGGATGTCTGTATCTGGACGGGATCTGGCAGCTTCTCGGCCTGTACTGCATATGGCGCGGAGGACTGGGATCAGGGCGGGCTCTGGGCTGCGACGAGGTTTCCTTCAGCGGCCAGGTCCGGCCCTTTAACCGGATGCTTCGCTATGTCATCGATGTTCGCCGTTTTTCCAACCTGGCAGATTCAGGAACGAGCATCGTCATTGCCGACGGGAGTGTTGAAGTCGACGGCGAAACTATAATGACCGTCCTCGGAGCGCGCACGGGACTCTTCAGGAACATCGCCTACCGTGACTACCCCCGGCGCTCCAGGCACTCGCGGGGCGGAACCATGCAGGCCCGCTCATGA
- a CDS encoding ketoacyl-ACP synthase III has translation MVYIHGIGHFHPENVITNQFLADLDIGCSEEWIMERLGIRERRTILDLDYIRTTKNRDLRQCGEASVHSHGELGALAADMAIERAGIGVEDIGFVVCGSSAPGHLSPAEASCVAAELGLSVPCLDLNSSCSSFGAQMFMLSSMNRDALPPFVLVVNPETITQMLDYSDRRSVPIFGDCGTAAVVSLTEPSRLRIENCRMNSNPHGWDKVVIPRMSHFSQDGNAVQGFAIRKATEGLRRLQAEYADVPLDRFKFIGHQANLGMLKTVIERAGVDESNHWFNVIDYGNAGCASAPSVLSQNWDRLEPGDHIAVVLVGSGLTWASMMVTCDADHDQRGLDTL, from the coding sequence ATGGTCTATATTCACGGCATCGGTCATTTTCATCCGGAGAACGTCATCACCAACCAGTTTCTCGCTGATCTCGATATAGGGTGCAGCGAGGAATGGATCATGGAACGGTTGGGTATCAGGGAACGGCGAACCATTCTCGATCTCGACTACATTCGAACCACGAAAAACAGGGATCTGAGACAGTGCGGGGAAGCCAGTGTCCATAGCCACGGCGAACTCGGCGCCCTGGCGGCGGACATGGCCATCGAACGGGCAGGCATCGGCGTCGAGGACATCGGGTTCGTGGTGTGCGGGTCCTCCGCCCCGGGGCACCTGTCCCCGGCTGAAGCGTCCTGTGTCGCTGCGGAACTGGGCCTCTCCGTTCCCTGCCTGGACTTGAATTCCTCCTGCAGCAGCTTCGGAGCCCAGATGTTCATGCTCAGCTCCATGAATCGTGACGCCCTCCCCCCCTTTGTTCTGGTGGTGAATCCCGAGACGATAACCCAGATGCTTGATTATTCCGATCGCCGGTCGGTTCCCATATTCGGTGACTGCGGTACCGCAGCCGTCGTCTCCCTTACTGAACCCTCGCGGCTCAGGATCGAAAACTGCCGGATGAACTCGAACCCGCACGGATGGGACAAGGTTGTCATCCCCCGAATGAGCCACTTTTCCCAGGACGGCAACGCCGTGCAGGGATTTGCCATACGTAAGGCGACGGAAGGGCTGCGACGCCTCCAGGCTGAATATGCCGACGTTCCCCTGGACCGCTTCAAATTTATCGGACACCAGGCAAACCTGGGCATGCTCAAAACAGTCATCGAGCGGGCCGGCGTGGACGAGTCGAATCACTGGTTCAACGTGATTGATTACGGAAACGCGGGATGCGCCTCGGCCCCGTCTGTGTTGAGCCAGAACTGGGACCGGCTGGAACCGGGAGATCACATCGCGGTGGTTCTCGTCGGCTCCGGCCTTACCTGGGCTTCCATGATGGTAACGTGCGACGCAGACCACGATCAGCGGGGCCTGGATACGCTATGA
- a CDS encoding acyl-CoA dehydrogenase family protein codes for MDFNLSDDQRRYVETVQKFVKQDVLPRIMELDRGRDFPVDLVRKAWELGFLNLSMPAAIRGYDLDLLSTALIIRELSYGDTGLSTSAMCNDLANVVIAMHGTEEQQESFLRPFAEGPALASFCLTEPGAGSDNSAMTTFIRKGNDGRYVLNGEKCFITNASVATQFTVFCKVGKPDGMIIACLVIPHDAVTGGEMTALPRGGRTIRMPEGGTITTGKPEEKLGQHLSNTATVTFEDLVIPENWIIGNRRLGFHYAVDVLDFARPMVAAIGLGLARRAFDVTLAYTRNRFQFGRRICDLPVARNTLVTMWKKIELAEAVLMKAAWKVRESAPDRGIFSSLAKNTAAEAAIFCSSEGLHLHGGYGFMAEYEISKLVRDAHIIDIYEGTREVQDMIIGREIV; via the coding sequence ATGGATTTTAACCTCTCCGACGACCAGCGCCGCTATGTTGAAACGGTGCAAAAGTTTGTAAAGCAGGACGTGCTGCCCCGGATCATGGAATTGGACAGGGGAAGGGATTTCCCCGTCGACCTGGTTCGAAAGGCCTGGGAGCTGGGGTTTCTCAACCTCTCCATGCCGGCGGCCATCCGAGGGTATGACCTGGATCTTCTGTCCACGGCCCTCATCATCAGGGAACTCTCCTACGGTGACACGGGCCTGTCCACCTCGGCCATGTGCAACGATCTTGCCAATGTGGTTATCGCCATGCACGGGACAGAGGAACAACAAGAGTCCTTCCTCCGTCCCTTTGCCGAAGGACCGGCCCTGGCGTCCTTCTGTCTCACCGAACCGGGAGCGGGTTCGGACAACAGCGCCATGACAACATTCATACGGAAGGGGAACGACGGACGGTATGTGCTGAACGGTGAAAAATGCTTCATCACCAACGCGTCGGTGGCAACGCAGTTCACGGTATTCTGCAAGGTGGGAAAGCCCGACGGCATGATAATCGCCTGCCTGGTGATTCCCCACGACGCGGTGACGGGGGGCGAGATGACAGCCCTGCCCCGAGGAGGCCGGACGATACGGATGCCCGAAGGAGGGACCATAACTACCGGAAAACCGGAAGAAAAACTGGGTCAGCACCTGTCCAACACGGCAACTGTTACCTTTGAAGACCTGGTGATCCCTGAGAACTGGATCATAGGAAACCGGAGGCTCGGATTTCATTACGCCGTGGATGTACTTGACTTTGCCCGTCCCATGGTGGCCGCCATCGGACTGGGTCTCGCCAGAAGGGCCTTTGACGTGACACTGGCCTATACACGGAACCGGTTTCAGTTCGGCCGGAGGATCTGCGATCTTCCCGTGGCCCGGAACACCCTGGTTACCATGTGGAAAAAAATCGAGCTCGCCGAGGCCGTTCTCATGAAAGCCGCCTGGAAAGTCCGGGAGTCCGCGCCGGACCGGGGAATTTTTTCCTCCCTGGCCAAGAACACGGCCGCCGAGGCGGCAATTTTCTGCAGTTCCGAGGGGCTTCACCTTCACGGCGGTTACGGATTCATGGCGGAATACGAAATATCGAAGCTCGTCCGGGATGCACACATCATCGATATCTACGAGGGAACCCGGGAAGTGCAGGACATGATCATCGGACGGGAGATTGTCTGA
- a CDS encoding ACP S-malonyltransferase produces the protein MNDRPRAIVFPGQGCQRPGMGKDFYDESAVARDVYREASEALGYDVAALCFGEDHRLNLSEYSQPCILTTEIAMHRVVVERWDPHTVCFGGHSLGEYTALVAAGVIPFADALRLVQARGKLMQQAAPPGMGGMAALIAEDLSPEELEPMLNGLPVDIANINSTMQVVISGETRGLDEAESRIDRAWRFRPYFRYVQLFVSAPFHSRFMNAIKRPFREVLEGIRNTLDPSAANRVTCNYTGTFHDPDHDSIIERLVAQLSGAVRWTDNMAAIASRAGDILEIGPGRPLREFFKTVNIACRSITTVNAAERVFAGADEPS, from the coding sequence ATGAACGACAGACCACGGGCAATCGTCTTCCCGGGCCAGGGCTGCCAGAGGCCGGGCATGGGAAAGGATTTCTATGACGAAAGCGCCGTCGCCAGAGACGTCTACCGGGAAGCGTCGGAGGCACTGGGCTACGATGTGGCGGCTCTATGCTTCGGGGAAGATCACCGGCTGAACCTGTCCGAATACTCACAGCCATGCATTCTGACGACGGAAATCGCCATGCACAGGGTTGTCGTGGAGCGATGGGACCCTCATACGGTCTGCTTTGGCGGCCACAGCCTGGGCGAATACACGGCCCTCGTCGCCGCGGGCGTCATCCCCTTCGCCGACGCCCTCCGGCTGGTGCAGGCCCGCGGAAAACTCATGCAGCAGGCGGCTCCCCCGGGTATGGGCGGAATGGCGGCCCTTATAGCCGAAGATCTCTCCCCGGAAGAGCTGGAACCCATGCTGAACGGTCTTCCCGTGGATATCGCCAACATAAATTCAACGATGCAGGTGGTCATCAGCGGTGAAACCAGGGGTCTCGACGAAGCTGAAAGCCGCATCGACAGGGCCTGGCGTTTCCGGCCTTATTTCCGCTATGTCCAGCTTTTCGTGAGTGCCCCCTTTCACAGCCGCTTCATGAATGCTATCAAGAGACCCTTTCGCGAGGTGCTGGAAGGAATCAGGAATACTCTCGACCCCTCGGCGGCGAACCGTGTTACCTGCAATTACACCGGAACATTCCACGACCCCGATCACGATAGCATCATTGAACGGCTCGTGGCACAGCTTTCCGGCGCCGTCCGGTGGACCGACAACATGGCCGCCATAGCCTCCCGGGCGGGAGATATCCTGGAAATCGGTCCCGGCAGGCCGTTGAGAGAATTTTTCAAGACCGTCAATATCGCCTGCAGATCCATCACCACCGTGAACGCCGCCGAGCGGGTCTTCGCCGGAGCCGACGAACCATCCTGA